From a single Anaerolineae bacterium genomic region:
- a CDS encoding DUF2079 domain-containing protein, whose protein sequence is MKHLIPKQAWPHVVAGGLVLIFIITFSWLAIQRHRAFLSEFDLGVYNQVVWNTLHGRIFFYTSTGRPLLHLSNHADPILLLPAPLYLLHNGPETLLVLQAALIGLAGLPVFWLGREKLKSNLAGLSLLLAYLLFPGTEVVTLSDFHPPALAFAFLMFAFYFLEKRKTAWFILFIILAMACKEQIPLQVTFLGLYALIRHRAWRLGLFTIGLGVAWFLVVMYWVIPTYSVTSDHIFLHYYADFGDNPLAIVTTVFTRPDLVLQNLWQPAKITYLRDLFTPFAFLPLLGLPVLLVGAPSFAINLLSNNPAMFNAARGHYVADVTPWLIWATLWGMILLKQGLEHLWPRSRVNFGDLLGLILLAVSGGWHLFFGYSPLLFDAPRYEVTAHDELGQRLVNRIPPGAPISAQNRLYPHLSHRTIAYVFPDIHEAEYILLDVTADTVPFHPNNYRDEVKTLLKAGEFGIVEATDGYILLQRGAKNATLPDSFYDFARVPAAAPQYPLDVQFGDELRLLGFDVLDEPRWQETGVRFYWQALKPIKSDLRLYPFFMNQQGAVIEDTSLRPMTTQLWYPPQQWSPGEIVISQTLPWTLGQQWSLAVGVLAGQDWAQWNQRLKVWVNQPTPGLRRFETNTWARLASFERQGRQLTQIVPSDQDLVPPNEVEYNLGHKMKLLGYGVSQEGQALNLTLYWEALELMGHDYTVFAHLLDIDGNLVAQHDGQPEWDVSIPTTTWQPGEKLRDRHVLPLPPGLSPGTYYLRVGVYYWQTLERLPVLKNGAPVADVVELGPVTLN, encoded by the coding sequence ATGAAACACCTGATCCCAAAACAAGCCTGGCCCCATGTTGTGGCCGGAGGGTTGGTTCTAATCTTCATCATCACCTTTTCCTGGCTGGCCATTCAACGGCACCGGGCCTTTTTGAGCGAGTTCGACCTGGGCGTCTACAACCAAGTGGTCTGGAACACCCTGCACGGGCGCATCTTCTTTTACACCTCTACCGGCCGCCCCCTCTTGCATCTCTCCAACCACGCCGACCCTATTCTGCTGCTGCCCGCCCCTCTGTACCTGCTCCACAACGGCCCGGAAACGCTGCTGGTTTTGCAGGCAGCTCTCATCGGCCTGGCCGGACTGCCGGTCTTTTGGTTGGGCCGAGAAAAGCTAAAAAGTAACCTGGCCGGGTTAAGCCTGCTGCTGGCCTACCTCCTCTTTCCGGGTACAGAGGTGGTCACTTTGTCCGATTTTCATCCTCCGGCCCTGGCCTTTGCCTTTTTGATGTTTGCCTTTTACTTTTTAGAAAAACGCAAAACAGCCTGGTTCATTTTGTTCATCATTTTGGCCATGGCCTGTAAAGAACAAATCCCGCTCCAGGTCACGTTTTTGGGACTGTACGCCCTTATTCGCCACCGGGCTTGGCGGTTGGGGCTGTTCACCATTGGCCTGGGCGTGGCCTGGTTCCTGGTGGTGATGTACTGGGTCATTCCAACCTACAGTGTCACCAGCGATCATATTTTTCTGCACTACTACGCCGATTTTGGCGACAACCCCCTGGCCATTGTTACCACTGTTTTTACCCGGCCCGACCTGGTGCTGCAAAACCTGTGGCAACCCGCCAAAATAACCTATTTGCGCGATCTCTTCACCCCCTTTGCCTTCCTGCCCCTGCTGGGATTGCCGGTGTTGCTGGTCGGCGCGCCCTCGTTTGCCATCAACTTGCTTAGCAACAACCCGGCCATGTTCAACGCCGCCCGTGGCCATTACGTGGCCGACGTGACGCCCTGGTTGATTTGGGCTACGCTCTGGGGCATGATTCTGCTCAAGCAGGGACTCGAACATCTCTGGCCCCGCTCACGGGTTAATTTTGGCGATTTGCTGGGCCTGATTTTATTGGCCGTGTCAGGGGGATGGCATCTCTTTTTTGGCTACTCTCCCCTTTTGTTTGACGCTCCCCGCTATGAGGTGACGGCTCACGACGAATTAGGCCAACGCCTGGTCAACCGGATTCCGCCCGGCGCGCCCATCTCGGCCCAGAACCGGCTTTATCCTCACTTGAGCCACCGCACCATTGCCTACGTGTTTCCCGACATCCACGAAGCGGAGTACATCCTGCTTGACGTGACCGCCGATACCGTGCCGTTCCATCCCAACAATTACCGGGATGAGGTTAAAACGCTGCTCAAAGCGGGCGAGTTTGGCATTGTTGAGGCCACGGACGGGTATATTCTGTTGCAGCGGGGCGCAAAAAATGCCACCCTGCCCGATTCTTTTTATGATTTTGCCCGCGTTCCCGCCGCCGCGCCCCAATATCCCCTTGACGTGCAATTTGGCGACGAGCTGCGCCTGCTTGGTTTTGACGTGCTGGACGAGCCGCGCTGGCAGGAAACCGGCGTCCGCTTTTACTGGCAGGCCCTTAAACCCATCAAAAGCGACCTGCGGCTTTATCCCTTTTTTATGAACCAGCAGGGGGCGGTGATTGAAGACACCTCGTTGCGCCCTATGACCACCCAACTATGGTATCCGCCGCAGCAGTGGTCGCCCGGCGAAATTGTGATCTCGCAAACCCTGCCCTGGACGTTGGGCCAACAGTGGAGCTTGGCCGTAGGCGTATTGGCCGGGCAGGATTGGGCGCAGTGGAACCAACGGCTCAAGGTGTGGGTCAACCAACCCACGCCGGGCCTGCGCCGTTTTGAAACCAATACCTGGGCGCGGCTGGCCTCTTTTGAGCGGCAAGGGCGACAGCTGACGCAAATTGTCCCCTCCGACCAGGACCTTGTCCCGCCGAATGAGGTGGAATACAATCTGGGGCATAAAATGAAGTTGTTGGGATATGGCGTTTCTCAAGAGGGTCAAGCCTTAAACTTAACCCTCTACTGGGAAGCGTTGGAACTGATGGGGCACGATTACACCGTTTTTGCTCATCTTTTGGATATCGACGGCAATCTGGTGGCCCAGCATGACGGCCAGCCGGAGTGGGACGTCTCCATCCCCACCACCACCTGGCAGCCCGGCGAAAAACTGCGCGACCGCCACGTGCTGCCCCTGCCACCCGGCCTGTCGCCCGGAACCTATTACCTCCGGGTGGGGGTGTATTACTGGCAAACCCTGGAGCGCCTGCCGGTGCTGAAAAACGGCGCGCCGGTGGCGGACGTGGTTGAGTTAGGGCCGGTTACGTTGAATTGA
- a CDS encoding potassium channel protein has protein sequence MKKSFTQQYTYYVHRPVRAYFRMPGSKTFGILLVLFVILLVVAVEDLTWYYVHPDTGQGLDTLAASYAVLTLLVFENAFPLPEAWTTRLIFFIVPIAGILVLGQGLVRLGSNLLSRDTWNRAMASTFKDHTVICGLGKVSTRVVRWILDIHQEAVVIEYNPTNRFIEEVRSWGVPVIIGDARRPEVLHDAAIAHAESIVPCTNDDLINLSIALQARRLVPNIKVVLRMVDVEMAANVRSGFGIHTAFSIPELSAPAFAAASTRVPLDYAFSFGEGEERGLLTITSFTLVEESVLVGYTVARLETEFNVAVIAHRCQGKFELHPPDDTVLCTGNRFIVSASPEAITQIARLTPPTREMDRYKQGRWSIQRNRP, from the coding sequence ATGAAAAAATCATTCACCCAACAGTACACCTATTACGTTCACCGCCCGGTGCGGGCCTATTTTAGAATGCCCGGCTCTAAAACGTTTGGCATTTTGCTGGTTCTTTTTGTCATTCTCCTGGTGGTGGCCGTAGAAGATTTAACCTGGTATTACGTGCATCCAGACACCGGTCAGGGGCTTGATACTCTGGCGGCCTCTTACGCGGTGTTGACCCTGCTGGTGTTTGAAAACGCCTTCCCCCTGCCCGAGGCCTGGACCACCCGGCTGATATTTTTTATTGTGCCCATTGCCGGGATTTTGGTATTGGGCCAGGGTTTGGTTCGCCTGGGCAGCAATTTATTAAGTAGAGACACATGGAACAGAGCAATGGCATCAACTTTTAAAGATCATACGGTGATTTGCGGGTTGGGCAAAGTCAGCACCCGCGTGGTCCGGTGGATTTTAGACATCCATCAGGAAGCGGTGGTGATTGAGTATAACCCAACCAATCGTTTTATTGAAGAAGTGCGTAGTTGGGGCGTGCCGGTTATTATTGGCGATGCCCGCCGCCCGGAGGTATTGCACGATGCGGCCATTGCCCACGCCGAATCCATTGTGCCCTGCACCAACGACGACCTGATCAATTTGAGCATTGCCCTGCAAGCTCGCCGGTTGGTGCCAAATATTAAGGTGGTGCTGCGCATGGTTGATGTGGAAATGGCGGCCAACGTGCGCAGCGGCTTTGGCATCCACACCGCCTTCAGCATCCCCGAACTTTCCGCGCCCGCTTTTGCCGCGGCCTCCACCAGGGTGCCCCTGGATTACGCTTTTTCCTTTGGCGAGGGTGAAGAGCGGGGCCTGCTGACCATTACCAGCTTTACCCTGGTGGAAGAATCTGTTCTGGTGGGTTACACCGTGGCCAGGTTAGAAACGGAATTCAACGTGGCCGTGATCGCCCATCGCTGCCAGGGCAAGTTTGAGCTGCACCCGCCGGATGATACGGTTTTATGCACCGGAAACCGTTTTATCGTGTCGGCCTCGCCGGAGGCCATTACCCAAATTGCCCGCCTTACCCCGCCCACCCGCGAGATGGACCGTTATAAACAGGGACGCTGGTCAATTCAACGTAACCGGCCCTAA
- the mutS gene encoding DNA mismatch repair protein MutS → MTTPVRRQYLSIKKQYPDVILFFRLGDFYETFDEDAKLVSKVLDIVLTSRNVSKGQRVPLAGIPYHAAENYIARLIKAGYKVAICEQVGDPIKGLMPREVQRVITPGTVVESALLTEKENNYLAAVVLASERAGIAYVDITTGQFAATELQGQDIARLVFNEISRLKPAEIIIPNQAGAEPLRPLNIPCSLYDAWRFETETAQQELLRHFEVATLAGFGLGGKPLAIRAAGAIIQYVADTQKQALPHMTHLNVYTTDTFMTLDAATRRNLELTETIRSGKVEGSLLGVLDKTITAMGGRLLRAWLHQPLLDVEALNARLDAVDFFCAHTLARSDIRSQLKTVADLERLTHRVCQGIAQPRDLLAVRRSLEAVPAIQQILAEVAPGDKQAPFTQLKLDPCSNIAQLIAQAIVDDPPAVVSKGGFIRPGFSAELDSILAGSREAREWVANLEPVERKRTGIKTLKVGFNQVFGYYLEVTHAHKNQVPPEYIRKQTLVNAERYITPELKEYESLILNAEERQLEVETRLFKEICAHLAGAADRLLSTAQALAYLDVVTALAEVALKNNYVRPTLSNDDKLEIVNGRHPVVETMPLVDPDGLTISFVPNDVRMSSEELIHLITGPNMSGKSTFLRQVALCVLMAQIGSFVPADSARIGLVDRIFTRIGAQDEIHAGQSTFMVEMVETAIILSQSSKRSLLILDEVGRGTSTYDGLAIARAVVEYIHNNPKIRAKTLFATHYHELTEMAQYLPHVKNYNVAVAEEGSRVIFLHKIVPGAADRSYGIHVAQIAGIPKTVVDRANEILETLEGNASFKESKEQTRQAMAGVQQLSLFGPETHPLIEEIKALDVDSISPLEALNKLYELKQRANQDP, encoded by the coding sequence ATGACCACACCTGTCCGCCGCCAATATCTTTCCATCAAAAAACAATACCCCGATGTCATCCTCTTTTTCCGCCTGGGCGACTTTTATGAAACGTTTGACGAGGACGCCAAACTGGTTTCCAAAGTGCTGGACATTGTGCTGACCTCGCGCAATGTTTCCAAAGGCCAGCGCGTGCCCCTGGCCGGCATCCCCTACCACGCCGCCGAAAATTATATTGCCCGGCTGATCAAGGCCGGTTACAAAGTGGCTATTTGCGAACAGGTGGGCGACCCGATTAAAGGATTGATGCCGCGCGAAGTGCAGCGCGTTATTACCCCCGGCACGGTAGTGGAATCGGCCCTGCTGACCGAGAAAGAAAACAACTACCTGGCCGCGGTGGTGCTGGCCTCTGAACGGGCCGGCATTGCTTACGTAGACATTACCACCGGCCAGTTTGCCGCCACCGAGTTGCAGGGCCAAGACATTGCCCGCCTGGTCTTCAACGAAATCAGCCGCCTCAAACCCGCCGAGATCATCATTCCCAACCAGGCCGGCGCCGAACCTTTGCGCCCGCTCAATATCCCCTGCTCCCTTTACGACGCCTGGCGTTTTGAAACCGAAACCGCGCAGCAAGAATTGCTGCGCCACTTTGAGGTGGCCACCCTGGCCGGTTTTGGCCTGGGCGGCAAACCTTTGGCTATTCGAGCGGCCGGGGCCATTATTCAATACGTGGCCGACACCCAAAAGCAGGCTCTGCCCCACATGACCCACCTGAACGTTTACACCACCGACACCTTTATGACCCTGGACGCCGCCACCCGGCGCAACCTGGAATTAACCGAGACCATTCGTTCCGGTAAGGTTGAGGGATCGCTGCTGGGGGTGCTGGATAAAACCATCACGGCTATGGGCGGGCGACTGCTGCGGGCCTGGTTGCACCAACCCCTGCTAGACGTTGAAGCCCTGAACGCGCGCCTGGATGCGGTGGATTTTTTCTGCGCACACACCCTGGCCCGGAGCGACATCCGCAGCCAACTCAAAACAGTGGCCGACCTGGAACGGCTGACCCACCGGGTTTGCCAGGGCATTGCCCAACCCCGCGACTTACTGGCCGTTCGCCGCAGTCTGGAAGCCGTACCGGCGATCCAACAAATTCTGGCGGAGGTTGCGCCAGGGGATAAACAAGCCCCATTCACTCAGCTTAAACTTGACCCCTGCTCTAATATCGCCCAACTCATTGCCCAGGCCATTGTTGACGACCCCCCGGCGGTTGTTTCCAAAGGCGGCTTTATCCGACCCGGCTTTTCCGCCGAATTGGACAGCATCCTGGCCGGGTCCCGTGAAGCCAGGGAGTGGGTGGCCAACCTGGAACCGGTTGAACGAAAGCGAACCGGCATCAAAACGCTCAAGGTCGGTTTCAACCAGGTTTTTGGCTATTATCTTGAAGTGACCCACGCCCATAAAAACCAGGTGCCGCCGGAGTACATTCGCAAACAAACCCTGGTCAATGCCGAGCGTTACATTACCCCGGAGTTGAAGGAGTACGAGAGCCTCATTCTCAATGCCGAAGAACGCCAGCTTGAAGTGGAAACCCGGCTCTTCAAAGAAATCTGCGCCCACCTGGCCGGCGCGGCGGACCGCCTGCTGTCCACCGCCCAGGCCCTGGCTTATTTAGACGTGGTTACAGCCCTGGCCGAAGTGGCCCTAAAAAACAACTACGTCCGGCCCACCCTCAGCAACGACGACAAACTGGAAATCGTCAACGGCCGCCATCCGGTGGTAGAGACTATGCCCCTAGTTGACCCCGACGGCCTGACCATTTCCTTTGTGCCCAACGACGTGCGCATGTCGAGCGAAGAATTAATTCACCTCATCACCGGCCCCAACATGAGTGGAAAATCAACGTTTTTACGTCAGGTGGCCTTATGTGTGTTAATGGCCCAAATCGGCAGTTTTGTGCCGGCAGATTCCGCCCGGATTGGCCTGGTGGACCGCATTTTTACCCGCATTGGGGCGCAGGATGAGATTCACGCCGGGCAGAGCACCTTTATGGTAGAAATGGTGGAAACGGCGATCATTCTCTCGCAGAGCAGTAAACGTAGCCTGCTGATTTTGGACGAGGTAGGCCGGGGCACCAGCACTTACGACGGCCTGGCCATTGCCCGGGCCGTGGTGGAATACATTCACAACAATCCCAAAATCCGGGCCAAAACCCTCTTTGCCACCCACTACCACGAACTGACGGAAATGGCCCAGTATCTGCCTCACGTAAAAAATTACAACGTGGCCGTGGCCGAGGAGGGCAGCCGGGTGATCTTTTTGCACAAAATTGTGCCCGGCGCGGCGGACCGTTCCTACGGCATCCACGTGGCCCAGATTGCCGGTATTCCCAAAACCGTGGTTGACCGGGCCAACGAAATTTTGGAAACCCTGGAAGGCAACGCCAGCTTTAAGGAAAGTAAAGAACAAACGCGCCAGGCCATGGCCGGGGTGCAGCAATTATCGCTCTTTGGCCCGGAAACGCATCCCTTGATCGAGGAAATCAAGGCCCTGGACGTTGACTCGATTTCACCGCTGGAGGCGCTCAATAAGCTGTATGAGCTTAAGCAGCGGGCCAACCAAGACCCATGA
- a CDS encoding aminoacyl-tRNA deacylase: protein MAQKLNSMRILDQQKISYTVHEFPATIHSAVGMADHMGRPHEMVYKTLVVLSSQGKPMLVMIAGNRELNLKKVAQAVGQKKVQMAPHKKAETLTGLQTGGISALALLPKNFPVYLDRPALALERILVSAGKRGVNLELPVQDLIKVTKATVIEAT from the coding sequence ATGGCTCAAAAACTCAATTCTATGCGCATTTTGGACCAACAAAAAATCAGCTACACGGTGCATGAGTTTCCCGCTACCATTCACTCTGCGGTTGGCATGGCCGACCACATGGGTCGTCCGCACGAGATGGTCTACAAAACCCTGGTCGTGCTGTCATCTCAGGGCAAGCCGATGCTGGTGATGATTGCCGGGAACCGGGAGTTGAATTTGAAAAAAGTAGCCCAGGCGGTGGGTCAAAAAAAAGTGCAAATGGCCCCCCACAAGAAAGCCGAAACCTTGACCGGCCTGCAAACCGGCGGCATCTCGGCCCTGGCCCTCCTGCCCAAAAATTTTCCGGTCTATCTGGACCGGCCCGCCCTGGCGTTGGAGCGGATTTTGGTCAGCGCCGGTAAACGAGGCGTTAACCTGGAACTGCCGGTGCAAGATTTGATCAAAGTGACCAAAGCTACAGTGATAGAGGCCACCTAA
- a CDS encoding MBL fold metallo-hydrolase has protein sequence MAVKEIVPNVYAISLSIVNAFVIDHNDGLTLIDTGIPGSADKIIQAVQELGKQPTDIRHILVTHCHADHTGSLAALKEISRAPAYMHPLDAAMVRQGESMRPAKPGPSLAAKLMVRLLMRGGPSGIDPAEIEHEVQDGDELDMAGGLKAIHVPGHCAGQLAFLWPQHGGVLFAADVASNMFSLGWSVIYEDLAEGKRSLAKLAKLDFAVACFGHGRAIVGGAAERFRKKWDFSG, from the coding sequence ATGGCCGTAAAAGAAATTGTGCCAAACGTTTATGCTATTTCCCTGAGTATAGTCAACGCCTTTGTGATTGACCACAACGATGGGCTAACCCTCATTGATACCGGCATCCCCGGCAGCGCCGACAAGATCATCCAAGCTGTGCAAGAATTGGGTAAACAACCAACCGACATCCGCCACATCTTGGTGACACACTGCCACGCCGATCACACCGGCAGTCTGGCCGCCTTAAAAGAGATAAGCCGCGCGCCTGCTTATATGCACCCGCTCGATGCGGCAATGGTGCGGCAAGGCGAGTCAATGCGCCCGGCAAAACCGGGGCCAAGCCTGGCGGCTAAACTCATGGTGCGGTTGTTGATGCGCGGCGGGCCGTCGGGCATTGACCCCGCTGAAATTGAGCATGAGGTCCAGGATGGCGATGAGTTGGACATGGCCGGCGGGCTTAAGGCCATCCACGTGCCGGGACACTGCGCCGGGCAGTTAGCCTTTCTCTGGCCGCAGCACGGCGGCGTGCTTTTTGCCGCAGACGTAGCCAGCAATATGTTTAGTCTGGGTTGGTCCGTTATTTATGAAGATTTGGCGGAAGGGAAACGCAGCCTGGCCAAACTGGCCAAGCTGGATTTTGCGGTAGCCTGTTTTGGCCACGGCCGGGCGATTGTGGGCGGGGCGGCGGAGCGGTTCCGCAAGAAGTGGGATTTTTCAGGATGA
- a CDS encoding S8 family serine peptidase: MNAKYSPDVSVFIRPDRPTFVMQRMLADWLPTPDWLLFMGVSLVIMASLLTNYLPLTRQIESRPGPIDLVSQQWHLDQIRAREAWAITAGSSDVIVAVVDTGVDYTHPDLAPNIWTNPAEIPNDGLDNDHNHYPDDDYGWDFIDNDGYPMPGEADGAEHGTMVAGIIGAMHHNGGVDGVNAKVQIMPVRVRTGQKGLDSFRPCSEGQYAYFLAHGIRYAADNKARVVNLSLSSSPVSQSLGRCVQDAVWYAFAQGVVIVAAAGNNNESVVSFPASMTPVIAVGALDERGQRMFINRNEGSNYGRALDVVAPGVDIWTTALHNRYKPQRGTSLAAAQVAGLAALLFAVDPSLSATQVKSYIETYARPVAGYDYIAGWNEETGRGCIDVYGALWAASPEGRSGQVR; this comes from the coding sequence ATGAATGCAAAATACTCCCCGGATGTATCGGTGTTCATCAGGCCGGACCGTCCAACCTTTGTGATGCAGCGCATGCTGGCGGATTGGCTGCCCACGCCCGACTGGTTGCTCTTTATGGGGGTGTCGTTGGTCATTATGGCCTCATTGCTTACCAACTATCTTCCCCTCACCCGGCAAATTGAATCAAGGCCAGGGCCAATAGACCTGGTTTCGCAACAGTGGCATCTGGATCAGATTCGGGCGCGAGAGGCCTGGGCCATCACTGCGGGTAGTAGCGACGTTATTGTGGCTGTAGTTGACACCGGCGTAGATTATACCCACCCCGATCTGGCCCCCAATATTTGGACCAATCCTGCTGAAATTCCCAACGACGGGCTGGACAATGACCACAATCATTACCCCGACGATGATTATGGGTGGGACTTTATAGATAACGACGGCTACCCCATGCCGGGTGAAGCGGATGGCGCAGAACACGGGACAATGGTGGCCGGAATTATTGGCGCCATGCACCATAATGGCGGCGTTGATGGGGTCAATGCCAAAGTCCAAATCATGCCGGTGAGAGTCAGAACCGGCCAAAAAGGGCTTGACTCTTTTCGTCCTTGTAGTGAAGGCCAATATGCCTATTTCCTGGCCCACGGTATCAGGTATGCGGCGGATAATAAAGCCAGAGTCGTCAACTTGAGCCTGTCCTCAAGCCCGGTTTCGCAATCGCTGGGCCGTTGTGTGCAGGATGCAGTCTGGTATGCCTTTGCGCAAGGAGTGGTGATAGTGGCGGCTGCTGGCAACAACAATGAAAGTGTGGTTTCGTTTCCGGCTTCAATGACCCCGGTGATTGCCGTTGGCGCTCTTGACGAGCGAGGTCAGCGAATGTTCATCAACCGTAACGAAGGCAGCAATTATGGACGAGCGTTAGATGTGGTAGCCCCGGGGGTTGATATTTGGACGACAGCGCTACACAATCGGTATAAACCCCAGCGAGGCACGTCGCTGGCCGCGGCCCAGGTAGCCGGGTTGGCCGCCCTTCTTTTTGCCGTAGACCCCTCGTTGAGCGCAACCCAGGTAAAAAGTTACATTGAAACATACGCCCGGCCGGTGGCGGGTTATGATTACATCGCCGGTTGGAATGAAGAAACAGGACGAGGTTGTATAGACGTTTACGGCGCACTTTGGGCTGCCTCACCTGAAGGCAGGTCGGGGCAAGTGCGTTGA